The Verrucomicrobiota bacterium genome window below encodes:
- a CDS encoding helix-turn-helix domain-containing protein, which produces MNNNKDSLIEALKNSPIYQDYERAFSETTGLPVALRPVESWQLPHHGRRKESPFCWLVAQKSRACAACLQVQQKLSETATQQAQTVICPLGLCDTAVPVRLGDRLIGFLQTGQVFRRKPTAAQFDRTVKLARDWGVDVDAEELKKAYFGTRVLAAKEYDSMVKLLVIFAQHLSMVSNQIVVRQGNAEPPVVTRAKEFIQEHQGEELSLGQVAKAVNTSTFYFCKMFKKITGLNFTDYVSRVRIEKAKNLLLNPNLRVSEIAYEVGFQSLTHFNRMFKRILGLSPTEYRLQLPAGAR; this is translated from the coding sequence AGTGAAACCACCGGACTGCCCGTCGCTTTGCGGCCCGTGGAATCGTGGCAATTGCCTCATCACGGCCGGCGCAAGGAGAGCCCCTTCTGCTGGCTCGTGGCCCAGAAGAGCCGCGCTTGCGCCGCGTGCCTGCAGGTGCAGCAGAAGCTTTCCGAAACCGCCACCCAGCAGGCCCAAACCGTCATCTGCCCTCTGGGTTTGTGCGACACCGCCGTGCCGGTCCGCCTGGGCGATCGTTTGATCGGTTTTCTCCAGACCGGACAGGTGTTTCGCAGAAAACCCACCGCGGCCCAATTCGACCGCACGGTCAAGCTGGCTCGCGACTGGGGCGTGGACGTCGATGCCGAGGAACTCAAGAAGGCCTACTTTGGCACGCGCGTGCTGGCCGCCAAAGAATACGACTCGATGGTCAAACTGCTCGTGATCTTCGCTCAACATTTGTCGATGGTCTCCAATCAGATTGTCGTCCGGCAAGGCAATGCCGAGCCTCCCGTCGTCACGCGCGCAAAGGAATTCATTCAAGAGCATCAAGGTGAAGAACTCTCGCTCGGCCAGGTTGCGAAGGCCGTCAACACCAGCACATTTTACTTTTGCAAGATGTTCAAGAAGATCACCGGCCTGAACTTCACCGATTACGTCTCGCGCGTCCGGATCGAGAAGGCCAAGAATCTTCTGCTCAATCCCAACCTGAGAGTGAGCGAGATTGCCTACGAGGTGGGCTTTCAGTCCCTCACCCATTTCAACCGGATGTTCAAGCGGATCCTGGGGTTATCGCCGACGGAATATCGCCTGCAACTGCCGGCCGGGGCACGGTGA